Part of the Myxocyprinus asiaticus isolate MX2 ecotype Aquarium Trade chromosome 17, UBuf_Myxa_2, whole genome shotgun sequence genome, GGCTATTTCAGTGCTGTCCCATGCATAGGCTTTCCCTGTTTTATCTGTATTTAAGTTGTCTATTATGTTCATAAGGCATTGTACAGAATACTCTGTGCTGAATAACTTGTCCTTGGGTACATTTCGGTGGTAGGGCCGAGACAAATCCGTATTCACAGTTCCAGGATGCAGGGATACACACACTATTTTCGGCTGTCCTCGGCCTAGCTCGATGGaaagatttctggtcaccatgtTTAAAGCAGCCTTAGACATCCTATAGCTGTACCAGCCTCCAAGAGCTGAAGATAGCAATAAAAAGCAACAAACATGTAAGCTTTCAGTTGATAAGAGAGAAAACATCCATAAGTGGTAGATGACAACTCTTTCTACTGTACGTTCAAATGATGTTTTACTCGCTTGGAGTTTGCCATTTTATAGGAAATGCAGAATAACCTTCTAGCCTAACTGTACTAGTTAGTACAGGCAAATGTCCACATGAGCTCATCAGCTTTTTGTTTGCTGTGTAATTAATTAGTCAAGTTATTGATTGGTTATTGTATAGCACCTGAAGACTTTGTATCATATTCCTTTACTATTCAAAAATATTAACAACCTCTTTTTCTACATGGAAAAACTTGTTTTTAACCAGACCTGAAATAGGGATACAAACCATTGTCTCCAATTGATCCCACTCTAGCGGTCATGTTCACAATGATTCCACTGTGCTGCTTGGCTTTCTCTGGGGGCTGCAGGCCAAACGCACCTGTCCCCTTCTGCAGGAGAGGGGCAAAATACTTGGCCATCACCAGAGGACCCACAGTATTAGTGGTCAAAGTGGAGATGATTCCCTGTTAAGGGAAGACACAAAAGTCAATCAGGAAGGCAAAAGTGCAGAAAGAGAAATGGGTAATTCTTtataataaggttgcatttgttaactatagtaaaaccatggtaaatttattgcgagggatcgcaaaaactattgcgagggtatgcaaaacttattgcgagggaatacaaactattgcgagggcacgcaaaacttattgcgagggaatgcaaaactatttcgaaAAAATGAAATccagccctgtcctctaaggggctctgtaccctcatgccatcccagatgtatattactttattctgctgaacacaaatgaagatttttaaaagaatatctcagctctgtaggtccatacaatgcaagtgaatggtgaccagaaattttaagatccaaaaaagaaaataaagtcagcataaaagtaatccataagacttaagtggtttaatcaatgtcttccgaACAGCGATCCAaattgttttgggtgagaacagaccaatatgTATCTAatttttcactgttcatcttgacagcagtctccaggcatgatcatgatttcaagctcaagcTACAAAGTTCACTTtatcttctttttggagcttttggagttctggtcaccattcacttgcattgtatggacctacagagctgagatattcttcaaaaaaatctttttttgtgttcagcagaagaaagaaagaaatcatacacatctgggatggcatgagggtgagtaaatgatgagaggatttgcatttttgggtgaactgtcctttaatgaatgtaaccttattataaagtgttactgagaAATGTTACATTTCCACAATACTGGAATATGCCTAACCAAGTAACGACATATTTTACATAAGTTATaaataaattcagcaaaaaaagaaatgtccctttttcaggacactgtattttaaagttaattttgtaaaaatccaaataactttacagatctttattgtaaagggtttaaacaatgttttccatgcttgttcaatgaaccataaacaattaatgaacatgcacctgtggaacggttgttaagacactaacagcttacagacggtaggcaattaaggtcacagatataaaaacttaggacactaaagacacctttctactgactctgaaaaacaccaaaagaaagatgcccagggttcctgctcatctgcgtgaacgtgccttaagcatgctgcatggaggcatgaggactgcagatgtggccagggtaataaattgcaatgtccgtactgtgagacgcccaaGACAGAACTACAGGGAgaaaggaaggacagctgattgtcctcgcagtggcaaaccacgtgtaacaacacgtGCACAGGATCGGTAtgtccgaatatcacacctgtacaggtacaggatggcaacaacaactgcctgagttacaccaggaacacacaatccctccatcagtgctcagactgtccgcaataggctgagagaggctggactgagggcttgtaggcctgttgtaaggcaggtccttaccagacatcactggcaacaatgtcgcctatgggcacaaacccacctatGCTGGACCCGACAGGActagcaaaaagtgctcttcactgacgagtcgtggttttgtctcaccaggggtgatggtcggactcgtgtttatcgtcaaaggaatgagcattac contains:
- the LOC127455557 gene encoding C-factor-like → MAAVALVQGASRGLGFEFCRYMLLNKPLAAVIATCRNPDGAQHLAALAAQHSGRITVMKLDVNREDDIKRAAESVKCAFGKVDLIINSSAMLHPSGKGETSLRDVSAQGIISTLTTNTVGPLVMAKYFAPLLQKGTGAFGLQPPEKAKQHSGIIVNMTARVGSIGDNALGGWYSYRMSKAALNMVTRNLSIELGRGQPKIVCVSLHPGTVNTDLSRPYHRNVPKDKLFSTEYSVQCLMNIIDNLNTDKTGKAYAWDSTEIAW